The Edaphobacter acidisoli genome contains the following window.
TCACCTTCAGCACCAGTTCCTTGCTGGTCTCCGCGTCCCACGGAGCAGCACCGTCGCCGGCCTTGATCGTCGAGTAAGGCACCATCGCCGGCGGATCAAGCAGCCCAAGCCGGAACAGCACACGAAATACCCCGGCGAGATTCTGGTCGATGTCTGCCTCCGTCACCAGCCCGTCTCGCAGAGCATCTTTCAGCGGATCCTCATATCCATTCAGTATCTGGTTCACGCCCGCATGAATCGCGCCGGCCACCGCATGTTCCATGTCCGGGTAATACTTATGCTTCGTCACCATGAAGGTCACGGCGCCACGATCTGAATCAATCAGGCCGTTGAACCCCCATCGCTTCATCGCTAAATCCTTGAGCAAGGGGTTGGTCGTCATCGGCACACCATTCACTGCGTTGTACGAAGCCATCAGTGCATTCGCTCCGCCCTGCTCCACTGCCATGCGAAACGGCACCGCATAATACTCGTGCAACAACCGCGCGTCGAAGTTCGATGAGGAACCTGAGCGACCATCTTCATTGCTGTTCGCCATAAAGTGCTTCACCAGCGACGCAGCCTGCCAGTAGTGGGTATCGCTTCCCTGAAGACCTCGAACAAACGCAGCAGCCATTGTTCCGTCGAAAAATGGATCTTCCCCATACGACTCCTCCGACCGCCCCCATCGCGGATCGCGAGCCAAATCAGCATTCGGAGCACGAATAATCAATCCGCCTCGGTCAACGCTCTGAAAGATGTATCGTGCCTCCCTTCCCTCCTCAGCCGCAGCCTGCTCAATCAACAACGGATCCCATGTCTCGCCTAGCCCTACGGACTGCGGAAACTGTGTTGTTGGAATAGTGGACACGCCGCCCCATTTGCCTTCTCCCCCTGGAGATTTCCTGCCCCAATTTCCCGGACCACCCACCGTGACTCCATGTAACCCCTCAAACTGTGCGTTCGAACCCGGAGGACTCAACTCCGCCCCCGAAGCATGAATCCCCAGCCTCGGAACATTCAGCGTCTTGCCCAGAAAATCAATCTTCTCTTGAAGCGTCATCAAGGACAGCACATTCCGAACACGCTGCTCCACGGGCAAATTCGGATTCTGAAATGGATATTGATACTGCGCCAATGCCGGGACGGCTAATGCCAATGCAAAAACGATGGAAAAGACTCTCGTAATTTTCAACTCTCACCCCAATGGTCCGATTGACATAGTCAGTTAGCGCCGACAAATACGATGAACAGAAACTGCTTAAGCATCAATCGATGGCAATCTATTGAAATGGTTCGAAGATGTCAAGTTAGGGATGAATCAGTGTCAGCTAGTCGGCTGGTAAGCAATACAGATACTGCCTAATCCATCGCTTCGTCCTACCGCTATTGCAGCAAAGTAAGAGCTATGGACCCTCGTCAAGCTTGTAGCGCTTTTTGGTGGTTGTAGATTGGGCATTTCGAGCTGCAATGAGCCGCTTCAAGATGGCTGGGACTTCGTCTCTCTGATCTGTCTTTCTGAGCGCGAGCATGAGGTGATACAAAGCTTGTTGGTCATTGGGATTAATGGAAAGCGCTTTTCTGCTGTAGTTAATCGCTTCCTGCGCATGCCCCGCACGCAGAAAAAGCGTGCTAAGGAGATCGAGTGCGCTTGACATTCGCGGGTTCAGATCGGCCGCTCGTCTGGCTGCGCTCACTGCCTCGGCATACTCTGCAGTTCCAGGACGAGTCTGCTGCTCAGAAAGGGTCTCGGCCAGCAAGTATTGTGCGAAGGCATCATTGGGGTGCGCTCTGGCTGCCTCTCGAAAAGACGCGAGTGCCGCTTTCGACTTGTGCTGTTCCGATTGCGAGAGGCCCTCTGCAACGTCGGCGATGGCGAGATTGGGGTCAAGTCGATTAACCGTATCAAAATCTTCCGTGGCCTTGGCGTAGTCCCCTTTCTCGCTGTACAAAACTGCGCGTGCTAGATAAAGTCGTGGGTCATTTGGCAAGCGCGTGAGACCAGCAGCCAACATGTCTATGCCGACCTGGAATGAAGCGTGATTGTAAGACAGTGTTGAAAATTGCAAATATGCTTCGACTTTTCGGGGGTTGGCAAGAATGGCATGACGCAACAGCTCGACAGCACGCGGCGTGTCATTATTCGATTCGTAAATATCGGCCCCGAGCGTGAGCACGTCCTCATCGTCAGGATTGGATTCGAGAAGAGGTTCAATTGTCTCGATCGCGTCCGGTGTGTGACCTGCATTCCATTGCGCGAGAGCAAGATTATAACGAGCACTTGGCCGTGACGGATCAAGGGTTAGGACACGTTGCAGTATTGGAATAGCATCTTGATCACGGTCGAGGGCCGTGAGACAAGATGCGA
Protein-coding sequences here:
- a CDS encoding tetratricopeptide repeat protein, which gives rise to MKQRYTDRMSIRAALRCAKNRIAPVIRHRAAVPSLALCLLYILSLLWYISPSQCLASQSATFGSSQDSTTPIIAALRTGDFDEALQKSSEALKRYPRDYRLWTLRGMAFSGKREMASALSAYQHALRLAPAYLPALEGAAQIEYQQGSERAEPLLLRVLALRPDDPTTHAMLASLDFRGNQCADAVPHFQQAAAVLEAQPVLLTEFASCLTALDRDQDAIPILQRVLTLDPSRPSARYNLALAQWNAGHTPDAIETIEPLLESNPDDEDVLTLGADIYESNNDTPRAVELLRHAILANPRKVEAYLQFSTLSYNHASFQVGIDMLAAGLTRLPNDPRLYLARAVLYSEKGDYAKATEDFDTVNRLDPNLAIADVAEGLSQSEQHKSKAALASFREAARAHPNDAFAQYLLAETLSEQQTRPGTAEYAEAVSAARRAADLNPRMSSALDLLSTLFLRAGHAQEAINYSRKALSINPNDQQALYHLMLALRKTDQRDEVPAILKRLIAARNAQSTTTKKRYKLDEGP